From a single Nicotiana tomentosiformis chromosome 2, ASM39032v3, whole genome shotgun sequence genomic region:
- the LOC138905383 gene encoding uncharacterized protein: MAPKLEDPDAFTIPCTIRSDDFAKPLCDLGKMDYEVPIILGRPSLATRKALVDVEASELTFRVGDEKVVFYVCKSMRQPNSNEVCSFVDLVTNMIIDDTSATMNVDVCLTLMITRRMAMWNV, translated from the exons atggctcctaaattagaagatcctgacgctttcacaatcccttgtaccattagAAGTGACGACTTTGCTAAacctctttgtgatcttgggaaaa tggactatgaggtgccgattattctggGTAGACCTTCCCTTGCTAcgaggaaggctcttgttgatgtggaagccagtGAACtgactttccgggtgggtgatgaaaaggtggttttctacgtgtgcaaatctatgaggcaaccgaatagcaatgaagtgtgttcgtttgtggacttggtgaccaatatgattattgatgatactagtgccacgatgaatgttgatgtttgctTAACCTTGATGATAACAAGACggatggctatgtggaatgtgtga